CCTGCTGCGGCGTCTGCGGCAGGCGGCCACCGTTGAACGCCGGCGCCGCCACCATCAACAATTCGTCGTCGAACAGCTTCTGCTGCTGCAGGCCCTCCCAGTCGCCCTGGCCGATGCGGATGCCCACATCCACCAGCCCCTGGCGCAGGTCGAGAATGTCCAGGCTGGCGCGGATGCTCACCCGGTAGCGCGGATACAGCGCCTGGAAGCGATGCAGCCGCGGCAGCAACCACTGCGAACCGAACGACGGCAGCACCGCCACCGCCAGATCGCCCTCGCGCGGCCGCGCCTGTACCAGCCGGGTGGCTTCGCTCAGTTCGGCCAGACCGGAACGGATCTGCAGCGCGTAGAAGCGCCCTTCTTCGGTAAGCCGCAGCCCGCGGCCTTCGCGCATGAACAGCGTCACACCCAGCTGCTCTTCCAGCAGGCGGATCTGCTGGCTGATGGCGGAGTGGGTCACGTGCAGTTCGCCGGCGGCGCGGGTAATGCCGCCCAGGCGGGCAACGGCCTCGAAACTGCGCAGCGCGGTGAGGGGTGGCAGAGCTTTCATGTAAGAAAAACTAACACGTCTCGGCAGAAATCATCAATTTTTCTTTGTGTTTCACCGGCTTATAGTAGCAACACTACTTGGAGGGAAACACTATGGAACACGTACTGCATCTTACCCTGCAACGGCAGGAACTGTTGGTGCTGCAACTGGTGCGCCCCGGCCAGGTCCGCGCGCTGAGCGGTGCGCACTGGCTGACCATCAACGGCGAGGACATCTGCCTGCGTGCCGGCGAGCAGGCGCAGCTGCCGGTCGGTAAACTGCTGCTGGAGGGTGACGGCCGCCTCGACCTGCAAGGCCTGAGCGCCCCTACGCCACAAGGTGGCGCCCTGCAACTGGGCTTTATTTCGGTACGCAACGAGCAAAGGGAGGTGTCATGCAACTGATAGGCATGCTGGATTCACCCTATGTCAGAAGGGTGGCGATTTCGCTGCAACTGCTGGAGCTGCCCTGGCAGCATCTGCCGCTGTCGGTGTTCCGCAACATGCCGGAATTCCGCCAGATCAACCCGGTGATCAAGGTGCCCACCCTGGTGTGCGACGACGGCGAGCTGCTGATGGATTCCAGCCTGATCCTCGACTACCTGGAGCGGCTGGTGCCGGCCGAACGCCGGCTGCTGCCGGAGGC
This Vogesella sp. LIG4 DNA region includes the following protein-coding sequences:
- a CDS encoding LysR substrate-binding domain-containing protein, with the protein product MKALPPLTALRSFEAVARLGGITRAAGELHVTHSAISQQIRLLEEQLGVTLFMREGRGLRLTEEGRFYALQIRSGLAELSEATRLVQARPREGDLAVAVLPSFGSQWLLPRLHRFQALYPRYRVSIRASLDILDLRQGLVDVGIRIGQGDWEGLQQQKLFDDELLMVAAPAFNGGRLPQTPQQVMAGPLIRSVESWQPWCQLAGIEEPGEAWLWINDSNLILEMVRQGQGITLERRSLVQRDLEAGRLVQLTGIVAPYPYPCWLVWPPRESSRYKQEIFADWLQQEVADYLAGLRRGAE
- a CDS encoding DUF2917 domain-containing protein; translated protein: MEHVLHLTLQRQELLVLQLVRPGQVRALSGAHWLTINGEDICLRAGEQAQLPVGKLLLEGDGRLDLQGLSAPTPQGGALQLGFISVRNEQREVSCN